The genomic region agagaaaccatttcctgagtgtaaaattcaaaaataaagaagttaagggaaacggggcaattaaaaaccaattaatgaaggtattaaaagCCCCGCATATTCCCAAAGCCAGGAGCGCTAATaaaaaagcgcgcgcttttttAAGAAGCAAAGGAAACGTTCCGTATTCAAAGGAAGAAAAAGCTCTacgaaatcgacaaaatgctcgagttcgactTTCAAAcggagaaggatcgaagtcctaaaaactaagactcgacagaaaagaaagaccgagctcgagcaggggcactgttcataccctgggtcaagctgtctgACCCGGGATGGTTAGCGGCAAAGCGACCGACCTTCTCAGGTCAgatcatccgacctcttctcaaagagctcggccaaattaccAGAAAAGcctaataaagggcccaaatagagaaacgcaacccaaatccaaagacagTCCAAGCCTACtgggataagggcggttcccttgaagataagctgacctcaactcaaaaagataagataactaacttatcttatctaaaaggtcactctacaaccactataaatacgctggagcacccaggtataactcatactctgattctactaaaaacctacttaatacccttgctaacttaagcatcggagtcccttgcaggtaccccccaccctccggtggtgaaggatcagcagtgcagccaagctcaacaagtcggacacgacagctccggcctccacttacagccggacacgtcatctccgatcagcacagaagatctcgtccgagatcgacctacagtttcagataaccctcggaacagacTGCAAGGGACTTGACCATCTCCAGGAGCTATTGATACATCATTGTCCCAACCTGCAGGATGTCTCAGGGAAAAGCTTTCCTGCCTCTCAGTCAATTCTCAAATTATATGGAGATTCTTTGCTGAAGAAATGCTGGCAGATGAAGGACCCACTGATTTTGTCCAAAATGTCCCACATCCGCAACATCAATGATGACGGACTTTGGATTTCATGACTCAAGAAAGTACAATTGCTTTTTCTGTCCATCATATTCAACAAGTAATGTGTTTCACAGTAATTGCTTTAGATGATACCATTCACTGTTTTGGCTTCTTAAATGAGGATAGTAGTCTTAGCAGTTAGTCTTGCTTATTTTACAGAGTACTATTCTTGTTGGTCATAAATGGTTGAGGGAGCAGTGCCCACTCAGAACCATATATCTCTAATCAACAACCACCGGTTGGTTTAAAGTTGATTAAAAGGGAATTGGTATAACTAGATTAGAGTTGCATTGCTGCACTTGGATGGTAACAGTAATGTGATTAAATTTATAtgctctctctgagttcagagaATCAGAGTCTCTTTAGCGATCATTTATGGACTATTGTTTTTCGATATTCTTTGACCTATGATACCTTTAGATTTATGCCTTTTATCCTGGTTGCAAGGGTTCTGTTGATAATTGTTGTCCACTAATGAGGGCAGGGTATAGTGATTAAAATTTAACATTCCTAATTTTTGTCTATATGGTTTTAATAACTAATATATGGTCTGTACTGCATTATTTATTTTTCGAACATAAAACAAACAAGCTTGGGTCAGTATATTGTTAGTCTGTTTTGTGGCAGTTAAATGTTTTATTTGTAATTCTTGTCATGTCATAGATCTGCCTTTTGAGAGGTAAACTTCTAGTCTATATAATGCAGGGTCTAGAAGTTGTAACAAGGGTAACAAGGATGAGCGTGTCACCTTGCGCGCCAAACAAAAACAAACACAAACTGCTCAAGAGAAAAGCTGACTACCATGTGGATTGGAATCGGGAATGTGAACGTGACCATGATCATGATCGTGACCAGAGGGACCACCGTGATCGAGAAAGAGGCCATCACCACCATCGCCACCACCGGTCAGGATCCTCTTCCCGGATGTCATCTGAACCACCAAAACCTCCTCAACTGCACCATCATCTGCAGCTGCATACCGCAAACAGATGGCCAGTGTTTTCTCCCGCATAAGCTTCCCCGCTGAGGAAGAAATGACCAAGGAGGATCCGAGCTCCCAAGTTCATGACACACTTGCAATACGAAGAGATATTACAGCTGGAAGCGAACCtcgctccctgatgtactctttttcctgacttcatggttttttcccaaaaagggttttcctgaagggggttttaacgaggcatcacagcGAGGGCTAAGGGGCAGAAATTTCAATCCCTTAGTAGCAAGAGCACCCTTGTAAAGTCACATTACATTAGTAATAAtatttctctttatatctctttatctctttctttaaaatttctaGTTATCATTACTACGATACGCACTGATTTAAGCTCGGAAAAGCGCAAAAATCCATTGACCAACCTACATGGTTGGCAAGATAAAATGACGAGGTACAAGTCAGTGTAAATAGGTTATAAAAGTCGATCGTAATGACTTGGAGATGATGTATCTAACGAGTTAAAAGTCGGTTATCCCGAGTAGTATAAAATGCATCGCAAGAATAACTTAAATTACAGTAACGAACAAAATTGAACGTAAGAAATTCAGCCGAAGAAAAACAAAGAGACGCGAAAACCCCTTAAAGGGACCAAGGGTAAGGGCTTTTCATAAAGATCTTGCCAAAACAAAAGGATTACTCAACGAAAAGTTTTTCTCTAATCACGTTAGGCAGTAGAAAAATTATCTAACTCAGATAATTTTCTATCATTTGATGAAAAGTTTTTCTCAAAAAGCTTTATAAAGCttgaaacagaaagagttcttcACAAGTAAATCTAGTACACTAAAAAGCCTTCAAAAAAGTTTTCATCAAAACCAAAAACATCACATGCATAATAAAATGACAACTTTGTTAAAGGTCCTATCCAAAAAGGATCAAACGAAACAAAAATTGTTGTTAAAGATCCTATAAAAAGGACCGAATGTCAAGGAACCACTAGCAAAATATATAAACaaatataaagagttcataaaaagGACCCACAAGTCGAGCCTTTAATAATATCATCACTTGGGACCAAGAAGGGGGTTTGAGTCATCGGCAGGGGAAGAGGTTGGCCCGGCCGCAGAAGTTGGAGGGGTCGGTGGGATCTCTTCGGCATTAGGAGCTGAAATCACCTCGGGAGCTGCGGAAGAAGTCGTCATATCTACCCTAAGGGGAGGGGATTCAATGATGCGTTGCCCCGCTGTCTTCAGTTCGGAATCAGTCTGGGGACGAGGAGGAGAAACTATCTCTCCATTAACGACAACCTTCTCAGGATGAAGAGGGGATAGGTCCAAGTCGGGAGTAATAACTCCGACTTGTTGCTTCAGCATCCTAAACACCTATTCAGTATCCTCAACAATGTAATCCTTCAAGTCCTGGTAACTCTCCCGAAACTGCTCAACCTCCTTTTTCTGGAACCATGATTGGAACCATTTGGAAAATTACA from Arachis ipaensis cultivar K30076 chromosome B02, Araip1.1, whole genome shotgun sequence harbors:
- the LOC107628252 gene encoding E3 ubiquitin ligase PQT3-like isoform X2 produces the protein MKSKTGLEVVTRVTRMSVSPCAPNKNKHKLLKRKADYHVDWNRECERDHDHDRDQRDHRDRERGHHHHRHHRSGSSSRMSSEPPKPPQLHHHLQLHTANRWPVFSPA